In a single window of the Candidatus Kaiserbacteria bacterium genome:
- a CDS encoding sugar transferase encodes MKIVPTHPMKRLSDITVSLLLLMLLSPLIILFLVLIFSEHCIRMRPFDPLFYSEERWSGGKLFTLFKFNIFKQEVIDGMRARSEFIYTKTLERDGSLILIGWILKQIYLDELPQLWNVLMGDMSIVGPRPVNVEVHRVLAQNGFCEKDRIRAGMTGHYQATHKLERSGGSQEALDHYYIEFCAHNPWYKVLLFDVQIMLRTLRVLFYARGI; translated from the coding sequence ATGAAAATCGTACCCACACATCCCATGAAGCGGCTTTCTGACATAACGGTAAGCCTTTTGCTTCTCATGCTCCTTTCTCCGCTTATTATACTTTTTCTCGTTCTTATATTCAGTGAGCACTGCATTCGTATGCGACCATTTGACCCACTTTTTTATTCAGAGGAACGATGGTCAGGGGGGAAACTCTTTACTCTCTTCAAATTCAATATCTTTAAGCAGGAGGTGATTGATGGTATGCGTGCACGTTCAGAGTTCATATATACAAAAACACTCGAGCGCGATGGCTCCCTAATATTAATAGGTTGGATACTCAAGCAAATCTACTTAGATGAACTACCGCAACTGTGGAATGTACTTATGGGGGACATGAGTATCGTCGGTCCCCGACCTGTAAATGTTGAAGTGCACAGGGTGCTTGCGCAGAATGGTTTTTGTGAGAAGGACAGAATACGTGCTGGCATGACCGGACACTATCAGGCCACTCATAAATTAGAGCGTAGTGGAGGAAGCCAAGAAGCGCTTGATCACTACTACATCGAATTTTGCGCACATAATCCTTGGTATAAGGTGTTACTTTTCGATGTACAAATTATGCTTCGTACCCTAAGGGTGCTTTTTTATGCACGAGGCATATAA
- a CDS encoding fibronectin type III domain-containing protein produces MKNFLIVSTFFVAILSCGFVGAPQTAEAACSWNSYYNPNGACVSSSEQNENRYEYRNNWEWNRSYRGDNNTEYLRAQIHQLMMILASYQQHRYSSSDSDNNNDSDVDVRTQSATDVDENSATLRAIVDMNNEDEAELYFEYGRSSGNLSLKTSRENLDDNDDGDTIEVEVDDLSEDTRYYYRAVAVDEDGDRDYGTTNNFTTDGDRDDNNNDDDEPVVTTRSATDIDDESAELRGTVDMNDFDNGRAFFVYGEDEDAVSDVEDDFDSYDDVDEDGDDLQKVLVDSDVDDFDELSEDISGLNDNTDIFFALCVEYEDEDDDSTLSCGAVREFTTE; encoded by the coding sequence ATGAAAAACTTTCTCATTGTAAGTACATTTTTTGTTGCAATACTCTCGTGCGGATTTGTAGGAGCACCACAAACAGCAGAGGCGGCGTGCAGTTGGAACAGTTACTATAACCCCAACGGTGCATGTGTCTCTTCTTCTGAGCAAAATGAAAATAGATATGAGTATCGTAATAATTGGGAGTGGAATCGTTCATACCGAGGGGACAACAATACCGAATACCTCAGAGCGCAGATCCATCAACTCATGATGATTCTTGCGAGTTATCAGCAACACAGGTATTCCTCAAGCGACAGTGATAACAATAATGATAGCGATGTAGACGTACGAACACAGAGCGCAACGGATGTAGATGAAAATAGTGCAACACTGCGTGCAATCGTCGATATGAATAATGAAGACGAAGCGGAGCTCTACTTTGAGTATGGGCGCTCGTCAGGTAATCTCTCACTCAAGACTTCGCGAGAGAATCTCGATGACAATGACGACGGCGACACTATAGAAGTAGAAGTGGATGATCTGAGTGAAGACACGCGCTACTACTATCGAGCAGTAGCAGTCGATGAAGATGGCGATAGGGACTACGGCACAACAAACAACTTTACTACGGACGGAGATCGAGACGACAACAACAATGACGATGATGAACCGGTAGTTACAACACGGAGTGCAACTGATATTGATGATGAAAGCGCAGAACTGCGAGGAACAGTCGACATGAATGACTTCGACAACGGGCGTGCATTCTTTGTGTATGGAGAGGATGAGGACGCTGTCTCAGATGTTGAAGACGACTTTGACTCATACGACGACGTGGATGAGGATGGAGATGACCTTCAAAAGGTGCTTGTCGACTCTGATGTAGATGACTTCGATGAACTGAGTGAGGACATCTCTGGTCTAAACGACAATACAGATATCTTTTTTGCACTCTGTGTTGAGTATGAAGACGAGGATGACGACAGCACCCTCTCATGCGGAGCGGTACGAGAGTTCACTACTGAGTAG
- a CDS encoding diacylglycerol kinase family protein, with product MKEPLDTPEEFFVVQRAKSFTYALRGIWLLMKTTPNAWVHVVVFSIALGLGFYFGIMKTEWILLILAGGFVLTAEAFNTAIEIDINLTSPNYHPYAKDTKDVAAGAVLIAAITALVIGILIFVPYVA from the coding sequence ATGAAAGAACCACTCGATACACCAGAGGAATTTTTTGTAGTGCAACGCGCAAAGAGTTTTACGTATGCATTGCGAGGTATTTGGCTTTTGATGAAGACAACACCCAATGCGTGGGTGCATGTGGTCGTTTTTAGTATTGCGTTGGGGCTTGGCTTCTATTTTGGGATTATGAAGACCGAATGGATACTCCTCATCCTTGCAGGCGGATTTGTACTCACTGCAGAGGCCTTTAATACCGCAATTGAAATTGATATTAATCTCACCTCGCCTAATTACCACCCCTACGCCAAAGACACCAAAGACGTAGCCGCCGGCGCCGTGCTTATAGCCGCCATCACTGCACTCGTAATAGGAATACTTATTTTTGTGCCGTATGTGGCGTAG